CATTTTCAATAAAGATTACTATCCACCTATTGGATTTCGTCTGTATAGTAACAATGTTTTAGGAAACGGTAATTAAAGTTGCAGTTCTATtttcctgtgacagtcaccttTTTGTCGTTGTTTTAAGACAGTCAGTTCAGCCAGTGGTCGGTATCTCACCGGACCATCCTACATCCGGTAGCAACGAAGGTGGGAATGGAGTGAGATTCGCAAACTGTAATAACAGCAATATTGGAAAAGTTTCTCCTTCTACCAAATGTCACTAGGATAAACAGCTAGGAGAATGGAATACGTTTTCGATGTGTTTTTCGAGGAATCTTTCCTGGTGATGGAGCGCAGTGGTCTCAAGTCGCGGACCGGTCGAAGGAATGTAATTGACCATTTGAATTCGGTTATTTCTGGCTGCATTCAAGGTCGAGAGACAGCCAGTGTTCAGTTGGCGGTTGGTCTAGCCGTTAAATCGGCAATCGATTATCATCGGAAGATGAGGAGTGACaattttaaagtttgtatgatgGGTAAGTATCACAATGTACTGTATATTGCACTGAGAGTTGCCTGGGACTGGAGCTTAGAGGATTCGGAGATTATCAAAACTTTGCTAGGTAATCACACGTACTTGAAAGTTATATCAGGAAACCGAAATGTTGCTTTTGTTATGTTTTATAGAAGAAATCTATATGTGTGAGCAAACTTTCGAACGAATTTTCCTCGGAGCGCTGTTTGGATCGAATGCGCCTCATTTCATAGCGGGATGGAAGAGTGATTTTATAGATCAGGATGAGAATCTTCGTGCCTTGGTGTTCTTCTTGCATCACGCCTGTCAAACTAGGTTGAATGTACTGAGTTATTCTTACATTTATCGTGACATAAGGCTAACTAAGTGAGTGTTTATTACCCTATCCACTGGTCTGTTCTTAATAAATTATTCTAAAGTGAATttgtttaaatgttttgaattgctgTTTCGAAAATGAGATcacaaaacaaaattctgtcATGTCATGTTTCATTTTGGAATAATTATTAGATTACttaacaaagtaaacaaagttgTAAAAAATATCACAACTAATTTAGACATTGTTTAAGGTAGTGAATAGGTATTTTGTTTCATACACATTAGCAGTAATTTTGTCAATATTACTATACTATTGACGAAAATCATGTATTTGAACGGTATGTGCACTATTTTTCTTGGATGTATCAGCTTATATATTTTCTCCGCAGGTTCATTGACATTCCAATCGAGTCATGTGGAAAAGCATCCCCGCTGCGGGTGGCCGTACAAGCATCTGCACCAGATGTTCTCATGATACTGCTACGGTAAATTGCTTCCCTGCATTTGCTGTTGAATGAACTAGATAACCTTATTATAATTTTTCGTTGAAGTCACGGAGCTAATCCTGATCCAGACGACGGAGGAGCATCTCCAATCATCAGTATCTTCGATAAGCTGCTTGATAACGAAAATCGTGTTTATCCGTATCAGCTAGTTTCTTCCCTGGGATTGCTTCTCCGCTGTACTATTATGATCGATCTCCCCTACAAACCCCATTTGTTTCATATACGCAAGGAGATGTTCGAGACCAAGTACGCTACGTTACTGGCAGACAAAATTATTCCTCCAGATCAAGCTTTTGGCGTTCCTTCGTTAAAAAGCATCGCTCGTTGCCACGTACGAAATAATCTGAGGAATAATTTTCAACTGCCGCGTGGTATAAATAAGCTTCTCGTTCCacgaaaaataaagaaatatatAGATTTACTGGACTGATTGTCGGTATGTAAACCAACTTACTTGTATGTTGAATCACTAATGTTGATCCGTCCGTGAACGCCTGTTGTTTCCGTTCGACTCGTTAGGTTTACCGTATTACCGAATAAGCAGAAGCGAGGCATTCGATTACCAATTACACCCGTCACTACTTCACCTGAGTGAATTCCAATagtaattttctgaaatttgaaaataatgagcCAAACAATCAGAAAACAGTAGGTAAGCTTTGAAAAGAAATGTTACAGTCTAAACTCACCAGTGATTCGGATCCCATCTTCACATTTCTCGCCATATCCATCATATCCAACGCAAGTCGCGCTATACATTTGGCATGGTTCTCACACTCATCTGGAAGTCCCGAGACTGCCATATATTTATCGCCCACCGTTTCCACTTTGTAGATGTTTGAGTTACTCTTCGAATCCGTCAACTCGTCGAATATAGTGTACAGTTCATTGAGCATCTTGACAATCTTCATAGCACCCTCGGCGTCCGTATTGGCGGCACAGTACTGACCGAAACCCACGACACCGGAGAACATCAGCGTTACGCTGTCGTATCGTTTCGGTGGAACCGGCCGTTGGTGTCGCAACTCGTTGGCTACTGTTTTGGGTAGAACCGAATACAAAAGCCGAtccgttttttgtttttcgctCTCCAAGTCGCGGTATGTCTGTTGAAGTCGATCCGTAAGGATCTCCAGGTTGGTCGTAAGTTTATATTCagcttcaaatttttcggacagCAGTACTAAATCGCGCGAGGCGTCGTGCAGGGGAATGTCCGAGATGTGCAGTCCTTTTCTGTTgatttcaaaatgacaattATAACAAAGGTTACCTAATCATCTAAAAGATTATTATACTTGGTCAGATCATCTAGATTCATTACACTGGGGTAACATTGGAACAGGATGAGATCCGATTCCGGGATGTACATCATTTGCCCCTGAAAGGTAATAATATTTCCAGAACAAGATTATAAACATCCGATGAAGGTTGCAACTAACCTTTAATCTCAGATATCGCTCACTGATAGACATTACACCTGCTTTGGTTTTGAGTACGTATATAGTATTAATGTGTGCCAGAATATTCCCAAAACTCAATTGCAGATGGGGTCGAATTGCCTCGAAAATCGTCAGCAAAGGGCAGTTTGTTTCTGAGATTCTATGAATGATAATTTTAGTGAGCCAACGATTATATGTTGAGGAATAGTACATCATTCATCATACTTACTTCGGTATCACTCGGGACACCGATTTACCCGCTTGTACGATTATTAGGTCCCGGTTAAACATAAGGTGAAATGGAAATGCCTTGCAGAACGTCGTTGGAGAGATCATTGGTTCTGAAATGGACGAATTGGAAGAGGATTTTTTTGGAGTAAACTGTATAATTTGAGtggttttatttaaaaaaaaaaaaggtactcggcgtgttttgattttttactGAAAAGTTTAGTCCATTATATTTAGGTTGTTGCCTGAGCTGTTTCCATTGGAACATAAAGCAAGTAATTTCATATCGATAGAATAAATGAGTAGTGTGATTTTTTAGTAAATGCGTCCGACGATGGCTGAGGAAcagtaagccgaaacgttatgctgtacaaaaataaaaaactaaGGTTTTTTGAATTCCCACCGAAATGAATCAACAAATCAGTGCAATTTAATAAAGCAAGTAAACCTAGAGACCTCACCATAAGGAAACACTTGGAGGATTAAGGAACACGAAATTATTTCAACAACTACAACAGGCTTAaacttttttgatgtggaacacatctttattttctatataggggtgccaatcagaaactcaaggaaaaatacacgtggaaatgaggtcaggttttaaacacttacagctcagtatattttgcagagatggcatttcaccagagtgataaacgctagagtcagatttctgccacaccgaggatgaaaaaaacgaagcaccgcacaaagaggaaagcgcacttcttctcagtgtcgaatagacagcatttgagtgtgtgcttgtggttaaagcagctggcgcgagtgaaacacattctcttcgcatgaatcgctcacacgcgctctcgtctaaatacacccaagtgaccactggcgcgtgattgtgagcgaacacttctgtgaacttcaattaatagagagtagatctggcttgctatgaaaaatttgcaaggaaaacaaaaaattttacgataaattgttttattttgctgattttgcgtgtccacgtttcatctacgaaaaccacacagcagagtgctcaccggcgtgtacatctctgtgaaagtatctgcatccacctcagagaatttattagctaatgctctagcactttggtgcgattcagtggaagaggtaaaaggaaataaacaaacgcactcttgatgcgtgcacacttacacaacagtggtgtataaatgtgaaagagaagagctctcgttgaagttttcagtgcgaggggagaaattttgcttgctcttcgtcacacagaggagacatCTCTgattattttgtatcaattattaatattatttcattatttgattgtaaatatttctaagtttcgatttgaatgtatcaagccacgtatttttaattatatatgattgaaatcttgattagtagcgagcagtgtcctattttgtctgctaaaaatcttcggcatatcggatttccctgccataaacGACggtttttgaaggagtaagcgatatataaaagggaaagcattgctctgattggtcaatagatgcaaaagcgaagctgttggaagcacgcgaatctataaatagaagcgaaattatagctaacgtttcagttctacgcgtagcatgctagacagcaagacaaaaagtgccacaaaatgatttgaagctttaattggtatgctctgatcttgtgtcatgcaagctcggatgaaattccatggtatgtcgtttcgcctgagtaattgacaactacctcaggATAAATATTGAGTGtttaagattattttttatttatataagatgaactcgattgataatgagaaaaatttgatcgtttcaaccgaaatcgcagaatggtagtactctataaaaataactgcttgcatacaaaaattGAACGCAAACTTGGCGAAGAGCTaaaatatcgaaatcgcaaaCTTAACGAAGAGCctaaatatcgaaatcgcaaatatgtacaaagatataatggcatacatttgggatattggtgtaattttgtcgactataaaataaatacaaatcaagacaaacgatgttcggcgttggttcctaatcaagatcaatctaagcagacttttATGCAATTgcagattcaaaagtgtgacgattgattgaactttttgattgtagatcattagaaattttggtagccttgttccacatcaatggctcgaaaaactccatggggctgatccttgtagtttttcatttTAGACATAAATCAACCAAATTTCTTTCAAttccaatgttatttacgtcCTATGAACTGTGTAGTTGTGTGTTTTTGAGCGACGTAGTACGTACTAAACAGATTCAAGGAACGGTTGACTTTGAATCACAAGATCACGTGAAATGCTAACATCTCCACACGtgatgatcaagataagacctAAATAGATTCATGCAAAAGTCAAAACTTCTCGAATCGCGATGAATCAATCGGTAATCAAAACCCATTACACGGATATTTGGATCTTATACAACTGTGTGGTAGATATTGAAACATACGTCAAAGCTGCTCTTCAACAAATGCCACAatccttaaaaaaaataaatttacgcttcacgtaaattcaagcatgccgtaatttttgGATGATGACGCAATATTACATATTTTACCATGTAAAAATGAAGTAAACTTCAGTGAAATTAACTGTGTAATTAAAGATATGATTTATCTCTACGTGCTTTGAAGTGTAAGTGAATTACGATGctacttttatgtgcatctacaaagacgtaaatttacacatttTTTTCTACGTGTGCAGGATAAAAGTattaaatcgaaaaaaaaattcaaggtggatggtagattcaatgtACTCAGTAAATGCCACGGCAAAATATAAAACTGTTGAGAATATCACAAATTAGACAAAAATTCAACGATTTGTGTtatagtctttgttaagacgtagagacaTCTTAAGCTAGTTTTTAATATGATCAATATCTAACGGGGAATAAGATTAGGaaattgacatgcgaatgcaattatgtaatgaaagccgcaaaaatgttaccgcagagacggaactCGAGTGACCGTAGTGATcaggtacagcgaagcatgcctgcactcaaaaaaatcctcacgttaaccttatgtgaaaaaacacgtagattccaaaaatggctttgtcatcggagtttacgtgatcttcttaacaaccaacggatcatgattgaatatgaaatgaaccatatgtcagaattattgctgttgtcacatatattttatgtgtcacgcacttacttgaattcattttgtcatgttcattttgtgctcgcaatatggcgtcagttgaaaaacctaTAACAAACAACATAGGCCAAATCCCTTTCGACCCTTCTACGGTATTTATCACAGTGGTTTTAGAGTAAATAATTGCTCATTGATTTTATCGACAATTATGAAGTCtagctaatttttattatactttcagatctaatattagtACCAAACAGAAGTATAATTTTTAAGCGAATGTACCATTTAGTGAGTTtagtacaacttatttgcatgacCAATTGGCATTACGCGAATTCTGTGCTCTaaaaatacgaaactgaaacacaattcaattttgtttttttttctacagcggaGCTCAAAAGGCAAAACTtctagattgtgttccagcacaTCAAGCACATTTTGAACTACTAGTTCCAGCTAAATGCATTCCTTAaagggaacaatgtttgcttcagtttagctGCTCCGGGGAAAGGATTTAGAACAATGCAttctgtatttttgatatttttcgcaagtgattctacagaaacgaatttaaaagtaaaattttcagaatatctgcgtgcgaacaaaatttatcgcaatgttATGTCCAACAGACTATGTAATCTATTAGTTTTTAATACCAATATACCAATAttaagattcaatatagaactttatagtaacaattacatggaaataatgtgactattaagtaaaattctggtcaaatgaaataaattttacagcacaatttaaatgaactttgtataaatttcacaaaagtattctatagaatctacgaaaaaagtgacgtagatattacgtgatacaaatgtggactaagcgttcatgagttcattctgtgctatctatacttcacataagtattacaagaaaagttctatggataaaaatcacatacgttttcacgtagcattgaagtgaggatttttctgagtgtggTTTCCGTCTGGtccattggactttctcttcatgtgtattCATATGCAGGATAGTTTAGTTGGTCTCTGCGGTaccattttcgcggttttcgttACATAATTGCCttcgcatgtcaattttccaatctgcttccccgttagatactgatcatatcgaTAAAAATTACTGAGATCTCTATTTTTTGTTACTAACAAACAAAAGATTTTACtcttattttgtttggaataatgagaaaaaaatgtAGTGATTGAGAGTTCGAGAGAGTGTTTCAATAATAGTGATACTGACGAGCTACTACTGTGTCACCTGTCAAGATGAAGATCGCCTAAAAGCGTCGCAAGAGACATCCTCAATTTAGTGCGAGTTAATTAGCATGAAATCTCAACGTATCGGATCGAAGTGTTCGTCAGATCCTGAAAGATAAACTTAAGACCAAGCACTACAAGATCTAGAATGTTCAAAGCCTTTCGGAGAGGCAAAACCAATGAAGGAGGAAAACAGGGAAGGCGCTTTTGGAGAGGATATTGGAAAGATTTTTAGTGTAAGTAgggtcgtagcaccagccatgcaatgattgtgtacgctatgaatcggctgcggagTCTGTTGAAGCAAAAGGTAAaagttcacaaaaggaatgtaaaacCAAGGCTTTGGTTTACACCTTACGGGAGTTTGTCTCAACTCCAGTGGGCTTAGCAGAACGACAGAGGCTGGTtgccagaaacaacaataacctACTCAGTTGTTCTGATGGATCGTCGGCGACAGAAACCAGCATCGAGGTCAGCATTACCCGTGATAGCCGGATTTCGAAAGAacgaatcgaaggaaacaaaacCCAGCATTGCGGAACATTCTTTGAGTGGCCGGAGAGTTCGTCGGTCTTGAATCCTATGGACTGTACTGATTGGAGTATGTTCAAGATCGAAGTATGTTCTGGTGTGGGAGTCATGAAGGCACATATGGTGACAGTTTGAGATAAATACCACAAGAGCACCTGCAGGCATCGTAAGATGTGTTCTTTGATCGTATGCGTCGAGTGGTTATTATTTCcagaattttcatattttcttaaCTACAATAAACAGTACTGGAATGAGCATAgttatttttatgaaaaaaactaatttacTTTAATGGATGACGTTATTCTTTGAGTAACCAGGATTTACTATAAATGTTAAAGTGACTGAAATAATCCGTGTCAACTGAGGCACTGATTTTAACGCAATATTGCTTTATACACAAATTCATCGCTCTAAATTCTTCTATTTTTTTAACGAAATATTGCTTTATAAACAAATTCATCGCTctaaattctgaatttttctTCGTAGCAAACCAATGCTTCTGCCAAAGCACTTGCTGGGTTTGCTGTCCTTACAGTTTTATTGTGACTTCGCTTGAAGCAAATCCCTCTCAGTTCTGAGTGCAACTGCAGTCGAATGGGATTGATGCTGGGGTAGTTTCAGTTATCTTCAAGCGAAAATGCTATTTGATTCAACTCATTAAATTTAGTCTGGCAAATATTATGCGAGTTTTTACAGACCGATCAGTTGATCACACGTTGTTTGAGAGAATTTTTTGACATAATTTTCAAGTTGCACGATGTATCAGGATAGTCAGCAAATGTGGTAAAAATGCAGTCTGAAAGTCAAACTGCGATCACTTTGTGAAGGCTCTAAACGTGTGAGCAAGAATTTAGAATTCATATTGCTATAACACATTTGAAAGCTCTTGGACTGGAGATAATTTTACCGACTGGAGGTATTTaccgaaaaatttgaacaaaatcagGGATGTTGTAGGGAAGgtttacaaatttttcaaatattttgaagaacatGTTTTCACACACTTCTGATGTTTTGTACGGTTCtgaatttttttagaattaaacaaataatttttgaatgcaTTAAAGTGCTtcggtttcatttttttcaaatgtggaTGACaacaatatttcattttttctaaaataaattaACAATCAACAATGCGTTTCTATTGAAGTCGAAGGACACGCATGATGCTTAGTTCTAGTAGTTATGCACCATGCGTTTACTTCTGATATAACTTTAGAGTTATTTTCGTTTTCCATATGTCTTTCATTCCATTCATGTGGCTCCCATTTTTCCACACTTATggactttttccatagcttttaAACGGGCAGAAATTGTCAATATGGCTGCCCTTTGTTTTTGACTAGATCATCAGATATTGATTACAGCTCGGCGTCTTCAAAGTTTTTTGATGGTCTTCCACGTTCCTCTTTTCTCACATCAAAATCATTAGCTTTGAATGTTTAAACCATCTTTCGCATGTTGCTCTTAATAGAGTATGATCAACATATACATCAAGAAGCATTTGTTGCGACTCATCAGTACTTTTCgtcaaataataataaagaaTAAACTAATGCTTTTCGTAAATAATCACTTCCTGGTAAAAAGTTCGACATTTTTAGCACGATGAAAAACGATAGTCTTGTTTGTTCAATGACTTCATGAGTATTAAACATGTTTATGAGATGTCATataaactaaacaaaaaaaattgaggcTCTTTCACACCAAATGTGCATTATTGACACATTTGTATACATTTGTACGCTCTATTCATACTTGTTTACCTGTTGTTACTAGAAAATTTTAAGTGGTACAAAAATCGTGTAcgtgtaaaaaaatatatttcgaaattttgaagtatttttaatgtaagaaatatatctttaaaaaaatgtgaacCTTCATGACAATGTCGGGAACATCTCTGTCTTTTATCGAATTTGTCGATGGAGCTTCAAAAGTCAAATAAAATGATAATCGATACAACCACTCTAGTAGCTCCGTAAATATGACAGTTAA
This genomic window from Malaya genurostris strain Urasoe2022 chromosome 1, Malgen_1.1, whole genome shotgun sequence contains:
- the LOC131425296 gene encoding uncharacterized protein LOC131425296, with amino-acid sequence MEYVFDVFFEESFLVMERSGLKSRTGRRNVIDHLNSVISGCIQGRETASVQLAVGLAVKSAIDYHRKMRSDNFKVCMMGKYHNVLYIALRVAWDWSLEDSEIIKTLLEEIYMCEQTFERIFLGALFGSNAPHFIAGWKSDFIDQDENLRALVFFLHHACQTRLNVLSYSYIYRDIRLTKFIDIPIESCGKASPLRVAVQASAPDVLMILLRHGANPDPDDGGASPIISIFDKLLDNENRVYPYQLVSSLGLLLRCTIMIDLPYKPHLFHIRKEMFETKYATLLADKIIPPDQAFGVPSLKSIARCHVRNNLRNNFQLPRGINKLLVPRKIKKYIDLLD
- the LOC131425295 gene encoding guanylate cyclase soluble subunit beta-1 isoform X2 — its product is MYGFVNYALELLVLKNFGLNTWDQIKKKAQVNMEGQFLVRQIYEDDITYNLIEAAVDILNIPAGDILELFGKTFFEFCQDSGYDKILQVLGATPRDFLQNLDALHDHLGTLYPGMRAPSFRCTETDGQLVLHYYSERPGLEHIVIGIVKAVASKLHGVDVECKIIRRKGDIIEATAPKTDDKTKPVPFPATKVDKSVPVITSAELAVPELANLGLCKRILMSKTNQSQTTKRNPDSTRHVERSDHIQFLITEISGPKTPTRRSEEKEQQTDFQLVAKEPMISPTTFCKAFPFHLMFNRDLIIVQAGKSVSRVIPKISETNCPLLTIFEAIRPHLQLSFGNILAHINTIYVLKTKAGVMSISERYLRLKGQMMYIPESDLILFQCYPSVMNLDDLTKKGLHISDIPLHDASRDLVLLSEKFEAEYKLTTNLEILTDRLQQTYRDLESEKQKTDRLLYSVLPKTVANELRHQRPVPPKRYDSVTLMFSGVVGFGQYCAANTDAEGAMKIVKMLNELYTIFDELTDSKSNSNIYKVETVGDKYMAVSGLPDECENHAKCIARLALDMMDMARNVKMGSESLKITIGIHSGEVVTGVIGNRMPRFCLFGNTVNLTSRTETTGVHGRINISDSTYKLLCEPVNQDPSFHLEYRGPVVMKGKPEPMDCWFLNRKKTDSNGQPPPAAAIAKK